The following proteins are co-located in the Terriglobales bacterium genome:
- a CDS encoding methyltransferase produces the protein MTPATSAPSAGRKTAKRGPSGEEIVMQLTMGHVQSAAMHIAAKLGIPDLLSQGPRPVAELAAKTSVNEDALYRVLRALASNGVFTETAPRIFALTDASRALRTQRGSLRDLVLFLTNPLHYKIWPELMHSVKTGETLAERVLGKPIFEYFAANPDEGALFHAAMTNFSEVVIAAALKAYDFSGIRTLVDVAGGHGMVLCAILQKYPAMKGILADLGEVIPGAEQRIRSLGLENRCRTEVIDFFKSVPAGDAYIMKHIIHDWNDEQCAVILRNCHTGLAGKENGKVLLLESVVSADNEPHFAKWLDLEMLVFPGGRERTEKEFASLFDKSGFKLTRVIKTESPLCVLEAVPR, from the coding sequence ATGACTCCAGCCACTTCCGCTCCTTCTGCTGGCCGCAAGACCGCCAAGCGCGGGCCATCGGGCGAAGAGATCGTCATGCAGCTTACCATGGGACACGTTCAATCCGCGGCCATGCACATAGCCGCCAAGCTGGGCATCCCTGATCTGCTGTCGCAAGGCCCGCGTCCGGTCGCCGAGTTGGCCGCGAAAACTTCCGTCAACGAAGACGCGCTCTATCGCGTGCTGCGCGCGCTGGCCAGCAACGGCGTGTTCACTGAAACCGCGCCGCGTATCTTCGCGCTCACCGACGCCTCGCGTGCTTTGCGCACCCAGCGCGGCTCGCTGCGCGATTTGGTTCTCTTCCTGACCAATCCGCTGCATTACAAGATCTGGCCCGAGCTGATGCATTCCGTGAAGACCGGCGAAACGCTGGCGGAGCGCGTGCTGGGCAAGCCCATCTTCGAGTATTTCGCCGCCAATCCCGATGAAGGCGCGCTGTTTCACGCCGCCATGACCAACTTCAGCGAAGTGGTCATCGCCGCAGCGCTGAAAGCCTACGATTTTTCCGGCATCCGCACTCTGGTTGACGTCGCCGGCGGCCACGGCATGGTGCTGTGCGCGATCCTGCAAAAATATCCGGCGATGAAAGGCATTCTCGCCGACCTGGGCGAGGTCATCCCCGGCGCCGAGCAGCGCATCCGCTCGCTCGGCTTGGAAAATCGCTGCCGCACCGAAGTCATCGATTTCTTCAAATCCGTCCCCGCCGGCGACGCCTACATCATGAAACACATCATCCACGACTGGAACGACGAGCAATGCGCGGTGATTCTGCGCAACTGCCACACAGGGCTGGCGGGCAAGGAGAACGGGAAGGTGTTGCTGCTGGAATCGGTGGTCAGCGCCGACAACGAGCCTCACTTCGCGAAATGGCTCGATCTAGAAATGCTCGTCTTCCCCGGCGGCCGTGAGCGTACCGAGAAAGAATTCGCCTCGCTGTTCGACAAGTCAGGATTCAAGCTGACCCGCGTGATAAAGACGGAGTCGCCGTTATGCGTGCTGGAAGCCGTTCCGCGATAA
- a CDS encoding oxidative damage protection protein: protein MPSIPSGPVNRTVFCVKFQKELPGLDEPPFDSPLGQRIYEHVSRDAWGLWTEHCKMILNEYRLNPANRKDQEFIVQQMEQFFFGEGAVLPAEYVPPKKKA from the coding sequence ATGCCGTCCATACCATCGGGTCCGGTGAACCGGACAGTCTTCTGCGTCAAGTTTCAGAAGGAGCTGCCAGGTTTGGACGAGCCGCCTTTCGACAGCCCTCTGGGCCAGCGGATTTACGAGCATGTCTCCCGCGATGCCTGGGGCCTGTGGACGGAGCACTGCAAGATGATCCTCAACGAGTACCGCCTGAATCCCGCCAACCGCAAAGACCAGGAATTCATCGTCCAGCAAATGGAACAGTTCTTCTTTGGCGAAGGCGCGGTCTTGCCGGCGGAGTACGTCCCTCCCAAGAAAAAAGCCTAG
- a CDS encoding ATP-grasp domain-containing protein, which translates to MPAHAGKRLLLLCTTTGYQTRAFVQSAEKLGVSIVFGTDRCHVLDDPWRDGAIPLRFEDAEASAAKLMEYAASHPIHGVVALGDRPGPTAGLLAEALRLAAHPRTAADICRDKYLSREVLRQAGMKVPEYQRFSVEEDPKQILSSSALKVGFPCVLKPLSLSGSRGVIRANTDQEFTAAFLRIRALLRSGEIGALREDSSNFIQVESYIEGKEVAVEGLVDRGRLHVLAIFDKPDPLDGPFFEETIYVTPSRLPAVTQTAIKNTVEQAVRALGLFDGPLHAEMRVNEAGVWPLEIAARPIGGLCARTLRFQENMSLEELILRHALGEKIVPVREARAAGVMMIPIPQAGFLEEVKNVREAAETPGVEAIEITAKVREKLVPLPEGSSYLGFIFARGESPEIVEAALRLAHEKLQFVISPSLPVV; encoded by the coding sequence ATGCCCGCCCATGCCGGCAAACGTCTTTTACTGCTGTGCACGACGACCGGTTACCAGACGCGCGCCTTTGTTCAATCGGCCGAGAAATTGGGTGTCTCCATTGTGTTTGGGACCGATCGCTGCCACGTGCTTGATGATCCCTGGCGGGATGGCGCCATTCCTTTGCGCTTTGAAGATGCGGAGGCCAGCGCCGCCAAGCTGATGGAATACGCCGCTAGCCACCCGATCCATGGTGTAGTCGCCCTTGGTGACCGTCCGGGGCCGACTGCCGGGTTACTGGCGGAGGCACTGCGTCTTGCGGCGCACCCTAGAACCGCCGCAGATATTTGCCGCGATAAGTATCTCTCCCGCGAGGTACTGCGTCAGGCGGGGATGAAGGTGCCCGAGTACCAGCGCTTCAGCGTGGAAGAGGATCCTAAGCAGATATTGAGTTCAAGCGCGCTGAAGGTCGGCTTCCCCTGTGTTCTCAAGCCGCTTTCGCTTTCGGGCAGCCGGGGAGTGATCCGCGCCAACACAGATCAAGAATTTACCGCTGCCTTCTTACGCATCCGTGCGCTGCTACGCAGTGGCGAGATTGGCGCGTTGCGGGAGGACTCCAGCAACTTCATTCAGGTGGAATCGTATATTGAGGGGAAGGAAGTCGCGGTTGAAGGACTCGTTGATCGCGGCAGACTGCACGTGCTCGCAATCTTCGACAAACCAGATCCACTGGACGGCCCATTTTTCGAAGAGACCATCTATGTGACGCCCTCACGCCTTCCGGCCGTTACCCAAACTGCGATCAAGAATACTGTGGAACAGGCAGTTCGGGCATTGGGATTATTTGACGGGCCGCTGCACGCGGAAATGCGAGTCAACGAAGCTGGGGTCTGGCCGCTGGAGATCGCGGCCCGCCCGATTGGCGGTTTGTGCGCGCGCACTTTACGCTTTCAAGAAAACATGTCGCTTGAGGAACTGATTCTTCGCCACGCCTTGGGCGAAAAGATCGTACCTGTGCGAGAAGCCCGGGCTGCGGGCGTGATGATGATTCCTATCCCACAGGCTGGCTTTCTCGAAGAAGTAAAAAATGTGCGAGAGGCGGCGGAAACCCCTGGCGTCGAGGCCATAGAGATCACTGCCAAAGTCCGCGAAAAGCTGGTGCCACTTCCTGAAGGTTCAAGTTATCTGGGATTCATTTTTGCCCGAGGGGAATCACCGGAGATTGTAGAAGCGGCGCTCCGTCTAGCCCATGAAAAATTGCAATTCGTGATCTCTCCCAGTCTACCGGTGGTGTGA
- a CDS encoding dolichyl-phosphate beta-glucosyltransferase, which yields MNGPTYSIVMPAYNESKRIVLSLDKILAHIDNQGWSAEVIVVDDGSCDDTVQIVKGYAQRHSAVRLVQNPGNRGKGYSVRNGMLQAQGELLLFTDADLSSPIEEASKLFAALTAGADVAIGSRWLRSELQTERQPFYRQLFSRVFNVLLRLALGLSFKDTQCGFKAFRARAAQAVFARQKIEGWGFDPELLFLARKLCLVTREIPVQWAHAEGTKMSYFRDGIGMAWDALRIRWYSATGQYGRPMARCATTQA from the coding sequence ATGAATGGCCCTACTTACAGCATCGTGATGCCCGCTTACAATGAGAGTAAGCGGATCGTGCTCAGCCTGGACAAGATACTGGCCCATATTGACAACCAAGGCTGGAGCGCCGAGGTCATCGTGGTGGATGACGGCTCCTGCGACGACACGGTCCAGATTGTAAAGGGCTATGCCCAGAGGCATTCCGCGGTGCGCCTGGTACAAAATCCGGGCAATCGCGGCAAAGGTTATAGCGTTCGTAATGGAATGCTACAGGCACAAGGCGAATTGTTGCTATTCACCGACGCGGATCTTTCGTCGCCCATCGAGGAGGCCTCGAAGCTGTTCGCCGCCCTAACTGCGGGCGCCGATGTTGCAATCGGATCGCGCTGGCTGCGCAGCGAACTACAAACCGAGCGCCAGCCGTTCTATAGGCAATTATTTAGCCGTGTTTTTAATGTGCTGCTGCGCCTGGCTCTGGGTCTCAGCTTCAAGGACACGCAATGCGGCTTTAAGGCTTTCAGAGCGCGGGCCGCCCAGGCGGTATTCGCGCGCCAGAAGATCGAAGGCTGGGGATTTGATCCGGAACTGCTCTTCCTGGCCAGGAAACTATGCCTGGTTACACGCGAAATACCGGTACAGTGGGCGCACGCTGAAGGCACAAAGATGAGTTATTTCCGCGACGGGATCGGTATGGCCTGGGACGCATTACGCATTCGCTGGTATTCCGCAACCGGGCAGTACGGTCGCCCTATGGCCAGGTGCGCCACTACTCAGGCCTAA
- a CDS encoding HD domain-containing phosphohydrolase, whose amino-acid sequence MPEIQSGKHAPTILVVDDNPDNALLMRELLSSKGYDVVVSLHVEQAESKIRQHQPDMILLDVVMPGKSGYELCRELKDDPITRLIPVVMVTGLTDREDRVRGIEAGADDFLNKPIFPEELFARVKSLLKLKDFTDELENAEAVLCTLGLSVEARDPYTEGHCERLAQYASQLGRHLGLEEASLVALKRGGYLHDLGKIKVPDEILKKGSNLSPEEWEIIKKHPMTGEAICKPLKSLRLVLPIIRHHHEHWNGSGYPDGLRGRDIPLLARILQVVDVYDALRTERPYKPALTHQQAAQAMREEAQAGLWDEELVNEFFGMISGEQLQAAS is encoded by the coding sequence ATGCCCGAAATCCAATCAGGTAAGCACGCCCCTACCATTCTGGTGGTGGACGATAATCCCGACAATGCCTTGCTTATGCGGGAGTTGTTGTCGTCGAAGGGTTACGACGTGGTGGTCTCGCTGCACGTAGAGCAAGCGGAATCAAAAATCAGGCAGCATCAGCCGGATATGATCCTATTGGACGTTGTGATGCCGGGGAAGTCCGGCTACGAACTTTGCCGTGAGTTGAAGGATGATCCGATAACTCGCCTCATCCCAGTGGTCATGGTCACGGGTCTTACCGACCGCGAGGACCGGGTACGTGGCATTGAAGCCGGCGCGGACGACTTTCTCAATAAGCCGATCTTTCCCGAAGAGCTCTTTGCGCGCGTCAAATCCCTGCTTAAGCTCAAGGACTTTACCGACGAACTGGAGAATGCCGAAGCAGTACTTTGCACCCTAGGATTGAGTGTCGAAGCCCGCGATCCCTACACCGAAGGCCACTGTGAGCGCTTGGCGCAATATGCCTCTCAATTGGGGCGGCATCTTGGCCTCGAAGAAGCGTCACTGGTTGCGCTCAAACGTGGTGGTTACCTCCACGATTTGGGAAAAATTAAGGTACCCGACGAGATTCTGAAGAAAGGGAGCAATCTGAGCCCGGAAGAGTGGGAAATCATCAAAAAACATCCCATGACGGGCGAAGCTATCTGCAAGCCCCTGAAGTCTTTACGTCTGGTGCTGCCCATCATTCGGCATCACCATGAGCATTGGAATGGAAGTGGCTATCCGGACGGGCTCCGCGGCCGGGACATACCCCTTTTGGCACGCATCCTCCAGGTAGTGGACGTTTACGACGCCCTGCGCACGGAGCGCCCTTACAAACCGGCCCTGACCCATCAACAGGCCGCCCAGGCGATGCGCGAGGAGGCTCAGGCGGGTCTTTGGGACGAAGAACTAGTCAACGAGTTCTTCGGGATGATCAGTGGCGAGCAATTGCAAGCGGCCAGCTGA
- the gatA gene encoding Asp-tRNA(Asn)/Glu-tRNA(Gln) amidotransferase subunit GatA, with product MDLNLLTVESARTAVQERQTTAAALAESFYGKIEKDDPAIHAYLTLSKDRALQQAARMDALADKGEPLPVLGGVPLAIKDVIITRGVRTTAGSKILQNFVPLYDATAVARLEAAGAVVLGKTNCDEFAMGSSNENSAYGAVHNPRDLSRVPGGSSGGSAAAVAAGTAVAALGSDTGGSIRQPASFCGVVGMMPTYGRVSRYGLIAFASSLDHIGPLTKTVKDAATVLGVIAGRDPMDSTSAEVPVPNYLEQIERPVRGLKLGVPKEYFGEGLDPEVRAAVEAAIQKLAKCGCEVVSISLPHTEYAIPTYYLVATAEASSNLARYDGVRYGSRAKEARTLAEMYRRTRDEGFGAEVKRRIMLGTYALSAGYYDAYYLKAQKVRTLLTRDFEQAFGSVDAVITPTCPTPAFKLGEKADDPLAMYLADIYTVVADLVGIPGISVPCGETGSGLPIGVQIFAKHFDEATIFRLAHAYEQARAA from the coding sequence TTGGACTTAAATCTACTCACCGTCGAATCGGCGCGCACTGCGGTACAGGAGCGGCAGACTACCGCCGCTGCTCTGGCCGAGTCTTTCTACGGCAAAATCGAGAAAGATGATCCCGCGATCCACGCTTATCTCACCCTCTCCAAAGATCGTGCCTTGCAGCAGGCAGCCCGCATGGACGCGCTTGCGGATAAAGGCGAGCCCTTGCCGGTACTCGGAGGCGTGCCGCTCGCGATCAAGGACGTGATCATCACCCGGGGCGTCCGCACCACCGCGGGATCGAAGATCCTGCAGAATTTTGTGCCCCTTTATGACGCCACGGCTGTGGCGCGGCTTGAGGCTGCGGGAGCGGTGGTGTTAGGCAAGACCAACTGCGATGAATTCGCCATGGGATCGTCGAATGAAAATTCGGCGTACGGGGCGGTGCACAATCCTCGCGATCTTAGCCGCGTGCCGGGCGGATCTTCTGGAGGCTCCGCGGCAGCAGTCGCCGCCGGTACTGCCGTGGCCGCGTTGGGCTCAGACACGGGTGGCTCCATCCGCCAGCCAGCGTCGTTTTGCGGGGTAGTCGGCATGATGCCGACTTATGGTCGCGTCTCGCGCTATGGATTGATTGCATTTGCCTCCTCGCTCGACCACATCGGGCCTCTGACCAAGACCGTCAAAGACGCCGCTACGGTGCTGGGGGTGATCGCTGGGCGCGATCCAATGGATTCAACCTCAGCCGAGGTGCCCGTACCCAACTATCTGGAGCAGATCGAACGCCCGGTGCGCGGGTTGAAATTGGGCGTTCCCAAGGAGTATTTCGGGGAAGGCCTCGACCCCGAGGTGCGGGCGGCAGTCGAAGCCGCGATCCAGAAGCTGGCCAAGTGCGGATGCGAAGTCGTTTCCATCTCACTGCCGCACACGGAGTACGCAATTCCCACTTATTACCTGGTGGCCACCGCCGAAGCGTCTTCGAATCTGGCGCGCTACGATGGAGTGCGTTACGGCTCCCGGGCGAAGGAGGCGCGCACTCTGGCCGAGATGTACCGCCGTACGCGTGACGAGGGTTTTGGCGCCGAGGTGAAGCGTCGCATCATGCTGGGCACCTACGCCCTGAGCGCCGGCTACTACGATGCCTACTACTTGAAAGCACAGAAGGTTCGTACGCTGCTCACTCGCGACTTCGAGCAGGCATTTGGCAGTGTGGACGCTGTTATCACGCCCACTTGCCCGACTCCTGCTTTTAAACTTGGTGAAAAGGCGGACGACCCGTTAGCCATGTATCTGGCTGACATCTATACAGTTGTGGCTGATCTAGTGGGCATTCCTGGGATCTCCGTGCCCTGCGGTGAAACCGGTTCCGGCCTTCCGATTGGAGTGCAGATCTTCGCCAAACACTTCGATGAAGCCACGATTTTTCGTTTGGCGCATGCCTATGAGCAGGCCCGGGCAGCATAA
- the gatC gene encoding Asp-tRNA(Asn)/Glu-tRNA(Gln) amidotransferase subunit GatC: MKVTEQDVLHVASLANLELTAEERTRMVKDLNSILEYVDRLAGLDTSNVPPMAQVSDKYGVDQSKTGTARFAYAFRDDIPQGLRPSFKPEEALKNAPECEATFFKVPKVIER; the protein is encoded by the coding sequence ATGAAAGTCACTGAGCAGGATGTGCTCCACGTCGCCAGTCTGGCCAACCTGGAGCTCACAGCGGAAGAACGCACGCGAATGGTGAAAGACCTCAACTCCATTCTGGAGTATGTGGACCGGCTTGCTGGGCTTGATACCTCGAACGTGCCGCCGATGGCCCAAGTCTCAGACAAGTACGGCGTTGATCAGTCGAAGACGGGCACGGCACGCTTCGCTTACGCGTTTAGGGACGACATTCCGCAGGGTTTGCGGCCGTCGTTTAAGCCAGAAGAGGCGCTTAAGAACGCTCCCGAATGCGAAGCGACCTTCTTTAAAGTCCCAAAAGTGATTGAGAGATAG
- a CDS encoding DUF721 domain-containing protein — MQHAGAGLQKIVTDTLRRAPTDDAAVLAWPLVCGTAVAGKTRALDFTDGVLSVQVPDANWRTQLLGLAPQYLAEVNKFVTKNVRKIAFVIAEDSTPQRAKAVTHT; from the coding sequence ATGCAACACGCTGGAGCGGGCCTGCAGAAGATCGTAACCGATACCTTACGCCGGGCGCCTACAGACGATGCGGCGGTGCTGGCTTGGCCACTCGTTTGCGGAACCGCGGTGGCCGGCAAGACCCGCGCTCTGGACTTCACCGACGGAGTGCTGAGCGTGCAGGTGCCCGATGCCAACTGGCGAACCCAACTTTTGGGTCTGGCGCCGCAGTATCTTGCCGAAGTGAACAAGTTTGTTACCAAAAATGTTAGAAAGATTGCCTTCGTAATAGCTGAGGACAGTACACCGCAACGCGCCAAGGCTGTCACGCATACTTAA
- a CDS encoding serine hydrolase domain-containing protein: MRLLAGLAVSLCLAIMGTPAQQGAATHNPKLEQAYKLLDAYIDREMKAQHVPGISLAITDRHGLMRTSNYGFADIKTRAPITPDTLFEIGSISKSFTATALLQLRQEGKFDPRQPVTTYLPWFSIHSKYVPITSHDLLTHTAGLPRDRDDVPSSPYQAAGVRERWTGYAPGQHFAYSNIGYQIMGNVLGEITKEPYAETIRKRILQPLGMSHTEAVFTHDTYRRLATGYAPLYDDRPYRPTQPLIEATWQEYASGDGSIVSTATDMAAYVRMLLNHGAGPDGRGVLSDESFKLLTQRAVKISADEDDYYGYGIDSRDVDGHRYVGHGGGMIGYSSHIEADLDSGIAVVVLENAPLGPTPISDFALKIMRAALEGRDLPTLADDSKTRVTNANDYQGVYTSADGRKLTLLAEGEQLLLEQGGKRIPLQTSGKDSFLVEHPDFALFPLHFGRENGKVVEAFYGGDWYAGERYSRQGTFTVPPEWESYVGHYRAAHAWSNNFRVVLRKGKLWLIFPQGDEMTATPSEGGGFAVAEEGEPAREQLFFDTPVHGHMLRATLSGLSYYRFFTP; this comes from the coding sequence ATGAGACTTCTTGCAGGTTTGGCGGTATCCCTTTGTCTGGCAATAATGGGCACTCCCGCGCAACAAGGGGCGGCAACGCACAACCCGAAGCTGGAGCAGGCTTACAAGCTGCTTGACGCCTACATTGATCGTGAGATGAAAGCCCAGCACGTGCCCGGCATTTCTCTGGCAATCACCGACCGCCACGGGCTGATGCGGACCTCGAACTACGGATTTGCCGACATCAAGACCCGCGCGCCTATAACGCCAGATACGCTCTTCGAAATAGGATCCATTTCAAAATCCTTTACCGCAACCGCGCTGCTGCAGCTACGTCAGGAGGGCAAGTTCGATCCAAGGCAGCCGGTGACTACATATCTGCCGTGGTTTTCGATCCACAGTAAATATGTGCCCATCACCAGCCACGATCTTCTGACTCACACTGCGGGCCTGCCGCGCGATCGCGACGATGTTCCTTCCTCGCCGTATCAGGCAGCGGGCGTCCGCGAACGCTGGACCGGATATGCGCCGGGGCAGCACTTTGCATATTCCAATATTGGTTACCAGATCATGGGCAACGTGCTGGGCGAGATCACGAAAGAGCCGTACGCGGAGACAATCCGCAAACGCATCCTTCAACCGCTTGGGATGAGTCACACAGAAGCGGTATTCACTCACGACACTTACCGGCGGCTGGCGACCGGTTATGCGCCGCTGTACGACGACCGGCCTTACCGTCCGACGCAACCCCTGATCGAAGCCACCTGGCAGGAGTACGCCTCCGGGGACGGTTCCATTGTGTCAACCGCGACTGACATGGCGGCCTACGTTCGCATGTTGCTCAACCATGGCGCGGGTCCTGATGGACGCGGCGTTCTTTCCGATGAAAGCTTCAAGCTGTTGACGCAGCGCGCCGTGAAAATTTCCGCTGACGAAGACGACTACTACGGATACGGGATTGACAGCCGGGATGTTGATGGTCACCGATATGTTGGTCACGGTGGCGGGATGATCGGCTACAGTTCGCACATCGAAGCCGACCTGGACAGCGGCATCGCGGTGGTGGTCCTAGAAAATGCGCCGCTCGGGCCGACACCCATCTCCGACTTCGCGCTGAAAATTATGCGCGCTGCGCTTGAGGGTCGTGACCTTCCCACCCTGGCAGACGACTCCAAGACAAGGGTGACGAACGCGAACGACTACCAGGGAGTTTATACGTCTGCCGATGGCCGCAAACTTACGTTGCTCGCTGAGGGTGAACAGCTGCTGCTGGAGCAGGGGGGAAAGCGAATCCCGCTGCAGACCAGTGGCAAAGACAGCTTCCTGGTTGAGCATCCCGACTTTGCGTTGTTCCCACTGCATTTTGGGCGCGAGAACGGCAAAGTGGTGGAAGCGTTCTACGGGGGAGATTGGTACGCAGGAGAGCGCTATTCCAGGCAGGGAACCTTCACCGTCCCGCCTGAATGGGAGAGCTACGTGGGTCACTACCGCGCGGCGCATGCATGGTCGAACAATTTTCGCGTCGTGCTGCGCAAGGGCAAGCTCTGGCTGATCTTTCCGCAAGGCGACGAGATGACGGCGACGCCAAGCGAGGGCGGAGGGTTTGCCGTTGCTGAGGAGGGCGAGCCGGCGCGGGAGCAACTCTTCTTTGACACGCCGGTGCACGGCCACATGCTGCGCGCGACACTCTCCGGGTTGAGCTACTACCGATTTTTCACGCCGTGA
- a CDS encoding CCA tRNA nucleotidyltransferase — protein sequence MLALGQAPSPVPTGNSVRDFAIQIVRTLHLAGHKAYLVGGCVRDIVLGRQPADYDVATGATPDQVMRIFPQSYAVGAQFGVVLVPSPDGNEQPARPSQIGTANSAEHQTDKAGVVEVATFRSDIGYSDGRHPDQVRFSSDPKEDVQRRDFTINGLLYDPEADRILDYVGGRADIRSKIIRTIGEPELRFREDKLRMLRAVRFAARFEYQIEPATFVAIQKMAAQIHQVSCERIREELTKMLTEGRARRAFELLDESGLLKEVLPEVSAMKGVEQPPQFHPEGDVWVHTLMLLENLPHPCSKTLAWGALLHDVGKPPTFRVAPDRIRFDNHVEIGVRMAEEICRRLRFSKHETEQIAALVANHMRFADVQRMKQSTLKRFFRLPHFDQHLELHRLDCLSSHGDLTLYEFVREKRGSLAEEQIRPQPLLTGDDLIAAGYPPGPGFKEILSRVEDAQLEGRLQSKDQALTFVREQFPVTA from the coding sequence ATGCTCGCGCTGGGACAGGCGCCCTCGCCTGTCCCAACTGGAAATTCGGTGAGGGATTTCGCCATCCAAATCGTGCGTACTTTGCACCTGGCCGGCCACAAGGCTTACCTGGTCGGCGGATGCGTGCGTGACATCGTGCTCGGACGCCAGCCTGCCGACTACGACGTAGCCACTGGCGCCACTCCCGACCAGGTGATGCGGATCTTTCCCCAGAGCTATGCGGTGGGTGCCCAGTTCGGGGTGGTGCTGGTTCCATCTCCAGATGGCAATGAGCAGCCCGCCAGACCTTCCCAAATCGGCACTGCGAATTCGGCCGAGCATCAGACAGACAAGGCGGGTGTGGTCGAGGTCGCTACCTTCCGCAGCGACATCGGATACAGCGACGGCCGACATCCTGACCAGGTGCGCTTCTCGAGCGATCCCAAAGAAGACGTCCAGCGCCGCGATTTCACCATCAATGGCTTACTTTACGATCCCGAAGCCGATCGCATTCTTGATTACGTTGGCGGACGGGCCGACATCCGTTCCAAAATAATTCGCACTATCGGCGAGCCTGAGCTCCGTTTCCGCGAAGACAAGCTCCGCATGCTGCGCGCCGTGCGGTTCGCCGCACGTTTCGAGTATCAAATCGAGCCCGCTACTTTCGTGGCCATCCAGAAGATGGCGGCACAAATTCATCAGGTAAGCTGCGAGCGCATCCGCGAGGAGCTGACCAAGATGCTTACCGAAGGTCGCGCGCGACGCGCTTTTGAATTGCTCGATGAAAGCGGCCTTTTAAAAGAAGTGCTACCGGAAGTGTCAGCGATGAAAGGCGTGGAGCAGCCGCCGCAGTTCCATCCCGAAGGTGACGTCTGGGTACACACCCTCATGCTGCTGGAGAACTTGCCGCACCCGTGCTCAAAGACCCTGGCTTGGGGCGCCTTGCTTCACGATGTCGGCAAGCCACCGACCTTTCGTGTGGCGCCGGACCGCATACGTTTTGATAACCATGTGGAAATTGGGGTCCGGATGGCGGAAGAGATTTGCCGGCGCCTGCGGTTCTCCAAGCACGAAACCGAGCAGATTGCCGCGCTGGTGGCGAATCACATGCGCTTTGCCGATGTGCAGCGCATGAAGCAGTCAACCTTGAAGCGCTTCTTCCGGCTGCCGCATTTTGACCAGCACTTGGAGTTGCACCGGCTGGATTGCCTCTCCAGTCATGGCGATCTCACCTTGTACGAATTTGTGCGTGAGAAGCGCGGCTCGCTGGCCGAAGAGCAGATTCGACCGCAACCCCTGCTCACCGGCGACGATCTGATCGCGGCCGGCTACCCCCCCGGACCAGGATTCAAAGAGATTCTCTCCCGCGTCGAAGACGCCCAACTTGAAGGCCGGTTGCAGAGCAAGGACCAGGCTTTGACCTTTGTGCGCGAGCAGTTCCCGGTCACGGCGTGA